One segment of Phragmites australis chromosome 13, lpPhrAust1.1, whole genome shotgun sequence DNA contains the following:
- the LOC133889699 gene encoding non-specific lipid-transfer protein EPAD1-like, with protein sequence MECHRLVPLLLLLGLLAGAAATTGAEAQSCEPTTLATQIALFCAPDMPTAPCCEPVVASVDLGGGVPCLCRVAAQPQLVLARLNASHLLALYTACGGLRTGGAHLAAACQGPSPPAAAVIAPPPASPRRKQPTREAPPPPPPPPSEKPSPPSQQQPGGSVQGKAVPTRPATPSQLVPAAAPTPPRSGASGSNEGLCTFSTATLIIFFVTILILLE encoded by the exons ATGGAGTGCCACCGCCTCGTCCCGCTGCTTCTGCTgctcggcctcctcgccggagcGGCAGCGACCACCGGGGCCGAGGCGCAGTCGTGCGAGCCCACCACCCTCGCCACCCAGATCGCGCTCTTCTGCGCCCCCGACATGCCCACGGCGCCCTGCTGCGAGCCGGTCGTCGCCTCCGTCGACCTCGGCGGCGGAGTCCCCTGCCTATGCCGCGTGGCGGCCCAGCCGCAGCTCGTCCTCGCCCGCCTCAACGCCTCCCACCTCCTCGCGCTCTACACCGCCTGCGGAGGACTGCGCACCGGGGGcgcccacctcgccgccgcctgccAAG GTCCGTcaccccccgccgccgccgtcatcgCCCCGCCGCCCGCCTCCCCTCGCCGCAAGCAGCCAACCC GCGAGgcccctcccccgccgccgccgccgccgagcgaGAAGCCGTCCCCGCCGTCTCAGCAGCAGCCCGGCGGCTCCGTCCAGGGCAAGGCCGTCCCCACCCGTCCGGCCACCCCCTCGCAGCTGGTGCCGGCCGCCGCGCCCACGCCGCCGCGCTCCGGCGCCTCCGGCTCCAACGAGGGGCTGTGCACCTTCTCCACCGCCACGCTCATCATCTTTTTCGTCACCATCCTCATCCTGCTCGAATGA
- the LOC133889260 gene encoding putative pentatricopeptide repeat-containing protein At5g08490 — MRAHHSSLIRTSYAAAYASHKPCGALHTAPAPDHRQLGGAPLGVGARSAGGERVGWMLGAGLRPDAPALAAAVRSASALPNGGGGGALGRCLHGFAVKAGRVAGSAAVAKAVMDMYGRSGALSDARLVFDEISRPDAVCWNILITASSRAGLFDDTLGLFRLMLASGAGESMPTAVTVAVIVPVCVKLRHLLAGRSIHGYVIKTGLESDTLCGNALVSMYAKCGGSRAMGDVHRAFSSIPCKDIISWNSIIAGHIESGLFEEALALFGQMISREFTPNYSTVANILPVCSFTEYGRYYGKEVHGFVVRHGLEMDISVCNALMTHYSKVFEMKVVELIFTSMDVRDIVTWNTIIAGYVMNGYHCRALDLFQGLLSAGIAPDSVSFITLLTACAQVGDVKAGMRVHGYIFRRPVLLQETSLMNALVTFYSQCDRFDDSFRAFTDILNKDAISWNAILSACANSEQHIEEFFTLLSEMCRELNQWDLITVLNVIRVSTFCGIKMVREAHGYSLRVGYTGETSVANAILDAYAKCGYPQVASILFRDLSVRNIVTDNTMISCYLKNNCVEDAEVIFNHMAEKDLTSWNLMIQLYAQNDMNDQAFSLFYHLQSEGLKPDIVSITSILEACIHLCSVQFVRQCHAYMLRASLEDIHLEGALLDAYSKCGSITNAYNIFQVSPKKDLVTFTAMIGCYAMHGMAEEAVQLFSKMLTLNIKPDHVVLTALLSACSHAGLVDAGIKIFKSIRDIHRVELTAEHYACMVDLLSRCGRLQDAYRFALDMPPHAVNANAWGSLLGACKVHREVEIGQLAADHLFSMEAGDIGNYVIMSNIYAADEKWHGVEHVRKLMKSKDMKKPAGCSWIEVEKTRHLFIASDIKHQDRSYIYDMLGSLYQQIKDTQAQNMTIMQSI; from the coding sequence ATGCGCGCGCACCATTCCAGCCTCATCCGCACGAGCTACGCAGCAGCCTATGCTTCTCACAAGCCGTGCGGCGCGCTCCACACGGCGCCTGCGCCAGATCACAGGCAGCTCGGCGGCGCGCCGCTCGGGGTCGGGGCGCGCAGCGCGGGCGGGGAGCGCGTTGGGTGGATGCTCGGCGCGGGCCTCCGGCCTGACGCGCCCGCGCTCGCGGCGGCGGTCAGGTCGGCCTCGGCGCTCCctaacggcggcggcgggggcgcccTCGGGAGATGCCTCCACGGGTTCGCAGTGAAGGCCGGGCGTGTGGCAGGGAGCGCCGCGGTGGCGAAGGCGGTCATGGACATGTACGGTCGGTCCGGggccctctcggacgcccgccTGGTGTTCGACGAAATCTCGCGCCCCGACGCGGTGTGCTGGAACATCCTCATCACCGCGTCCTCGCGTGCTGGGCTCTTCGACGACACGCTTGGGTTGTTCCGGTTGATGCTTGCGAGTGGCGCGGGTGAGAGCATGCCGACCGCGGTGACCGTGGCAGTAATCGTTCCGGTATGCGTGAAGTTGAGGCATTTGCTGGCTGGCAGGAGCATCCACGGCTATGTCATCAAGACTGGGCTGGAATCAGATACACTGTGTGGAAATGCATTGGTTTCGATGTATGCAAAATGTGGTGGCAGCAGAGCAATGGGTGATGTACATAGAGCATTTTCTTCGATTCCTTGTAAGGATATTATTTCATGGAATTCAATCATCGCAGGGCACATCGAGAGTGGGTTGTTTGAAGAAGCACTTGCACTGTTTGGTCAGATGATCTCACGagaattcactccaaattattCAACAGTAGCAAACATTCTTCCTGTATGTTCATTCACAGAGTACGGGAGGTACTATGGGAAAGAAGTGCATGGTTTTGTTGTTCGGCATGGTTTGGAAATGGATATATCTGTTTGTAATGCACTGATGACTCATTATTCCAAAGTGTTTGAAATGAAGGTTGTGGAGTTAATATTTACAAGTATGGATGTGAGGGATATTGTTACATGGAACACCATTATTGCAGGATATGTGATGAATGGGTACCACTGCAGGGCATTAGACCTGTTTCAGGGGCTTCTGTCTGCAGGAATTGCTCCAGATTCTGTTTCTTTTATCACTCTGCTCACTGCTTGTGCTCAAGTAGGTGATGTCAAAGCAGGGATGAGGGTTCACGGTTACATCTTTCGAAGGCCAGTACTTCTTCAAGAAACATCCTTAATGAATGCTCTTGTCACTTTTTATAGCCAGTGCGACAGGTTTGATGATTCTTTCCGTGCTTTCACTGATATTCTTAACAAAGACGCAATATCATGGAATGCAATTCTTTCTGCTTGTGCTAACAGCGAACAACATATCGAGGAGTTCTTTACACTGTTGAGTGAAATGTGCCGTGAGCTAAATCAGTGGGATTTGATCACAGTCTTGAATGTTATACGCGTGAGTACCTTCTGTGGTATTAAGATGGTTCGTGAAGCTCATGGATATTCCTTGCGAGTCGGTTATACAGGTGAAACTTCAGTTGCAAATGCTATTCTGGATGCTTATGCGAAGTGTGGCTACCCACAAGTCGCAAGCATACTTTTCAGAGACCTTTCAGTGCGGAACATTGTAACGGACAATACAATGATTTCCTGCTACCTGAAAAATAACTGTGTAGAGGATGCTgaggtgatcttcaaccatatgGCTGAGAAAGATCTGACTTCGTGGAATCTGATGATCCAGTTGTATGCACAGAATGATATGAATGATCAAGCTTTCAGTCTGTTTTATCACTTGCAATCTGAAGGACTAAAACCTGATATTGTCAGCATTACAAGTATTCTTGAGGCTTGCATCCATTTGTGTTCTGTACAATTTGTGAGACAATGCCATGCTTACATGCTCAGAGCATCCCTAGAAGATATCCATCTTGAAGGAGCTCTTCTTGATGCATACTCAAAGTGCGGAAGCATAACCAATGCATACAACATCTTTCAAGTCAGCCCAAAGAAGGACCTTGTCACATTCACTGCCATGATAGGATGTTATGCGATGCATGGAATGGCAGAAGAGGCAGTTCAGCTGTTCTCTAAAATGCTTACACTTAACATTAAGCCAGACCATGTAGTTCTGACCGCACTGCTGTCAGCATGCAGTCATGCCGGGCTGGTTGATGCAGGTATCAAGATTTTCAAGTCCATCAGAGATATTCACAGAGTTGAACTGACAGCAGAACACTATGCGTGCATGGTTGACCTTCTTTCCCGTTGCGGACGTCTCCAAGATGCATATAGGTTCGCCTTGGATATGCCCCCACACGCAGTCAATGCCAATGCATGGGGCTCCCTGTTAGGGGCGTGCAAGGTCCACAGGGAGGTTGAAATTGGCCAACTCGCAGCTGATCACTTATTCTCAATGGAGGCTGGAGACATTGGGAACTACGTCATTATGTCAAACATCTATGCTGCTGATGAGAAATGGCATGGTGTCGAGCATGTCAGGAAACTGATGAAGTCCAAGGATATGAAGAAACCTGCAGGATGCAGCTGGATTGAGGTTGAGAAGACCAGACATTTGTTCATAGCCAGTGATATTAAGCACCAAGATAGGTCTTATATCTACGATATGTTAGGAAGTTTGTATCAACAGATCAAAGATACACAGGCACAAAATATGACAATAATGCAATCGATC